A window of Campylobacter lari subsp. lari contains these coding sequences:
- a CDS encoding M23 family metallopeptidase, with the protein MMKDKFTLTITDVNGSRHFLLSQIIKKVIIYFTTFVFVVIVLGALYINYLATKRSELLKEQETLSAKNTKLFSQNESMQKSLDEKTALYDELQTQLADIEENLGLKQDEGLDIPERLEKVKLTNDQAYLFLTQIPNGHVIEDNGVTGNFGWRHHPILNKKEFHPGIDLRAALNTPIYAPANGVVEYAAYSNNGYGYSVILIHNFGFKTVYAHMMRKDVVKAGQFVKKGDLLGYTGNTGLSTGPHLHYEVRFINKLLDPKIFIDLNQKNYEQIFDKERRVPWQSLIKALLLQYPKLQSFQTEQK; encoded by the coding sequence ATAATGAAAGATAAATTTACGCTAACTATCACAGATGTAAATGGTTCTAGACATTTTTTATTAAGTCAGATCATAAAAAAAGTAATTATTTATTTTACTACTTTTGTTTTTGTTGTTATAGTTTTGGGTGCTTTGTATATTAATTATTTAGCGACTAAGCGTTCAGAGCTTTTAAAAGAGCAAGAAACATTGTCAGCAAAAAATACTAAATTATTTTCACAAAATGAAAGTATGCAAAAAAGTCTAGATGAAAAAACAGCCTTGTATGATGAGCTTCAAACTCAACTTGCAGACATTGAAGAAAATTTAGGTTTAAAGCAAGATGAGGGTTTAGATATACCAGAAAGATTGGAAAAAGTTAAACTTACTAATGACCAAGCCTATTTATTTTTAACACAAATTCCAAATGGTCATGTGATAGAAGATAATGGAGTCACAGGTAATTTTGGATGGCGTCATCATCCTATATTAAATAAAAAAGAGTTTCATCCAGGCATTGATTTAAGAGCAGCTTTAAATACTCCCATTTATGCACCGGCAAATGGAGTGGTTGAATATGCTGCATATAGTAATAACGGTTATGGTTATTCAGTGATTTTGATCCATAATTTTGGCTTTAAAACAGTATATGCACACATGATGCGTAAAGATGTTGTTAAAGCAGGACAATTTGTAAAAAAAGGTGATTTGCTTGGATATACAGGAAATACCGGTCTTTCTACGGGGCCACATTTACATTATGAGGTTAGATTTATTAATAAACTTTTAGACCCTAAAATTTTTATAGATTTAAACCAGAAAAATTATGAACAAATATTTGATAAAGAAAGGAGAGTTCCATGGCAATCTTTAATAAAGGCTCTATTGCTACAGTATCCGAAACTACAGTCATTTCAAACGGAGCAAAAATAG
- a CDS encoding Mur ligase family protein, which produces MKFQQILSQKTMHVQKISRFFMFSMYEKYKKFIPKTKNIQIIGTNGKGSIGRFLALLLLEQGCKVGHYTSPHIFEFNERFWLNGKIASNELLEKAHEELEGVFLDDVKKLSYFEYATFLAFFVFKDCDYVILEAGVGGEYDATSVFEIDFSVFTKIGFDHQDLLGKNLEEIARTKLKAMSAKALINHKQETKVLNLAQKIANLKQASLNISSLDKNTIIYPYVQEYIQKYNLASFLKDNLFLALEAFSKICAKNEKELIQSIKNLPKLDLKGRCEQISQNIFVDVGHNEMAALALAEIFKEKKVHLVYNCFLDKDSYKILRALKPIIKIVEIYEYESKDRPLAGPILLENLEKLDIAYQKFEQIKKDELYLVFGSFVLVEKFLRGYNER; this is translated from the coding sequence ATGAAATTCCAGCAAATACTTTCACAAAAAACTATGCATGTACAAAAAATCAGTAGATTTTTTATGTTTAGTATGTATGAAAAATATAAAAAATTTATCCCAAAAACTAAAAATATTCAAATTATTGGTACTAATGGCAAAGGAAGCATAGGCAGATTTTTAGCGCTTTTACTCTTAGAGCAAGGATGTAAAGTAGGACATTATACTAGTCCTCATATTTTTGAATTTAATGAAAGATTTTGGTTAAATGGTAAAATTGCAAGCAATGAACTTTTAGAAAAAGCACACGAAGAATTAGAAGGTGTTTTTTTGGATGATGTGAAAAAACTTAGCTATTTTGAGTACGCTACATTTTTAGCATTTTTTGTTTTTAAAGATTGCGATTATGTGATTTTAGAAGCTGGAGTAGGTGGAGAATACGATGCTACAAGTGTTTTTGAGATAGATTTTAGTGTTTTTACTAAAATAGGTTTTGATCATCAAGATTTACTAGGTAAAAACTTAGAGGAAATAGCAAGAACAAAATTAAAAGCCATGAGCGCTAAAGCTTTAATAAATCATAAGCAAGAAACAAAAGTATTAAATTTGGCTCAAAAAATAGCAAATTTAAAACAAGCTAGTCTAAATATTAGCTCGCTAGATAAAAATACAATTATTTATCCTTATGTGCAAGAATATATCCAAAAATATAATTTAGCGAGTTTTTTAAAAGATAATCTCTTTTTAGCCTTAGAAGCTTTTTCTAAAATTTGTGCCAAAAATGAAAAAGAATTAATTCAAAGTATCAAAAATCTACCAAAACTTGATTTAAAAGGAAGATGTGAACAAATAAGTCAAAATATTTTTGTTGATGTAGGCCATAATGAAATGGCAGCTTTAGCTTTGGCTGAAATTTTCAAGGAAAAAAAAGTTCATTTAGTTTATAATTGCTTTTTGGATAAAGATTCTTATAAAATTTTAAGGGCTTTAAAGCCTATAATAAAAATAGTTGAAATTTATGAGTATGAAAGCAAAGATAGACCTTTAGCAGGCCCTATTTTGCTAGAAAATTTAGAAAAATTAGATATTGCTTATCAAAAATTTGAACAAATAAAAAAAGATGAGTTGTATTTAGTTTTTGGTTCTTTTGTATTGGTAGAAAAATTTTTAAGAGGCTATAATGAAAGATAA
- the lptE gene encoding LPS assembly lipoprotein LptE produces MKKYLVLFFAFFIIACGYIPSSQMASRVLGENVFLKINISKQDPENSVYITDILREAMLNKLGRKITDEYNADSFIIVTMKKLEFHPMVYDKNGYVINYKAELYLEFALRYKNGKEEIVNTKGSYNFDINPNSIISDQARFEAIKNASSEAFDEFVSIIAIRGYK; encoded by the coding sequence ATGAAAAAATATCTAGTGTTATTTTTTGCTTTTTTCATCATAGCTTGTGGGTATATTCCCTCTTCGCAGATGGCAAGTAGGGTTTTAGGTGAAAATGTATTTTTAAAAATCAATATTAGTAAACAAGATCCTGAAAACAGTGTTTACATAACAGATATTTTAAGAGAAGCTATGCTTAATAAGCTTGGTAGAAAAATTACAGATGAGTATAATGCAGATAGTTTTATTATAGTTACGATGAAAAAATTAGAATTTCATCCTATGGTTTATGATAAAAATGGTTATGTGATTAATTATAAAGCAGAGCTTTATTTGGAATTTGCATTGCGTTATAAAAACGGCAAGGAGGAAATTGTAAATACTAAAGGAAGTTATAATTTTGATATTAATCCAAACTCTATTATTAGTGATCAAGCTAGATTTGAAGCGATTAAAAATGCATCAAGTGAAGCTTTTGACGAATTTGTTTCTATTATCGCTATTAGGGGTTATAAATAA
- the leuS gene encoding leucine--tRNA ligase, with amino-acid sequence MAYEAGKIEKKWQKIWQEKEYFEPKDDFSLPKKYILSMFPYPSGRIHMGHVRNYSIGDAMARYYRKKGFNVLHPIGFDSFGMPAENAAIKHGIHPKKWTYENIDYMQNELASLGFSFSKKRMLATSDPLYTKFEQEFFIKMYEKGLIYTKEAEVNWCENDKTVLANEQVEDGKCWRCGHEVIRKKMPGYYVKITAYADELLQDLKKLEGKWPSQVLTMQENWIGKSTGLSFDFDIEENNKISAKKINVFTTRAETIYGVSYIALAPDHEIVNELIDKKLLDQDVIAKIQNIQNQTPRQRQAAPKEGYFLNLYVIHPLSKEKIPLWVANFVLSDYGSGAVMSVPAHDERDYEFAKTYNLAIKKVIYKDENDAQCYTLKEGVLTSSGEFDQLECNDAREKISLKIESLGIGKKVTNFKIRDWGVSRQRYWGAPVPMIKCDSCGIVPQKIENLPITLPEDVVINGEGNPLDKHETWKECICPKCGKKAQKESDTLDTFFESSWYFARFASDDKTWQEKAVDEKSVDYWMNVDEYIGGIEHAILHLLYARFFQKALRDLGYLKDDEPFNRLLTQGMVTKDGAKMSKSKGNVVDPDYIIEKYGADSARLFILFAAPPAKELEWNDSALEGAFKFINRLYEKAMSLECGKLQEIDHQSLNKEEKYARLKVYEALKKSFEVYEESFAFNTLIAACMEALNALNAINHKEVSKEAFYIILNILEPIIPHVCFELSEYLFKCENFKVLKIKDEVFIKDSFNIAISVNGKKRAQIEINSEAKEDEILALAKENVAKWLEGKTIVKEIYIDKKLVNLVVK; translated from the coding sequence ATGGCATATGAAGCAGGTAAAATAGAAAAAAAATGGCAAAAAATTTGGCAAGAAAAAGAATATTTTGAACCAAAAGATGATTTTTCTTTACCAAAAAAATACATTTTATCTATGTTTCCATACCCAAGTGGTAGAATTCATATGGGACATGTGAGAAACTATAGCATAGGCGATGCTATGGCAAGATATTATAGAAAAAAAGGTTTTAATGTCTTACATCCTATAGGTTTTGATAGTTTTGGTATGCCTGCTGAAAATGCTGCGATTAAACATGGTATCCATCCTAAAAAATGGACTTATGAAAATATCGATTATATGCAAAATGAGCTTGCTTCTTTGGGTTTTTCTTTTTCTAAAAAAAGAATGCTTGCTACTTCTGATCCTTTATATACTAAATTTGAGCAAGAATTTTTTATCAAAATGTATGAAAAAGGACTTATTTATACTAAAGAAGCTGAAGTTAATTGGTGTGAGAATGATAAAACAGTTTTAGCAAATGAGCAAGTTGAAGATGGTAAATGTTGGCGTTGTGGACATGAAGTCATTAGAAAAAAAATGCCAGGATATTATGTAAAAATCACTGCTTATGCAGATGAATTATTGCAAGATCTTAAAAAATTAGAAGGAAAATGGCCAAGTCAAGTTTTAACTATGCAAGAAAATTGGATAGGTAAAAGCACAGGGCTTAGTTTTGATTTTGATATAGAAGAAAATAATAAAATCAGTGCAAAAAAAATCAATGTTTTTACCACAAGAGCTGAGACTATTTATGGAGTATCTTATATTGCTTTAGCACCTGATCATGAAATAGTAAATGAATTAATTGATAAAAAATTACTAGATCAAGATGTTATAGCTAAAATTCAGAATATACAAAATCAAACACCCCGCCAAAGACAAGCCGCGCCAAAAGAAGGATATTTTTTAAATCTTTATGTAATCCATCCACTAAGTAAAGAAAAAATTCCTTTATGGGTGGCTAATTTTGTTTTAAGTGATTATGGTAGTGGGGCTGTTATGAGCGTGCCTGCTCATGATGAAAGAGATTATGAGTTTGCAAAAACTTATAATTTGGCTATAAAAAAAGTAATTTATAAAGATGAAAATGACGCACAATGCTACACTTTAAAAGAAGGAGTTTTAACTAGTAGTGGCGAATTTGATCAACTAGAATGTAATGATGCTAGAGAAAAAATTAGTTTGAAAATTGAATCTTTGGGTATTGGTAAAAAGGTTACCAATTTTAAAATTCGTGATTGGGGTGTTTCTAGACAAAGATATTGGGGAGCTCCTGTACCAATGATTAAGTGTGATTCTTGTGGCATAGTTCCTCAAAAAATAGAAAATTTACCTATTACCTTGCCTGAAGATGTGGTGATAAATGGAGAAGGAAATCCACTTGATAAGCATGAAACATGGAAAGAGTGCATTTGTCCAAAATGTGGTAAAAAAGCACAAAAGGAAAGCGATACTTTAGATACTTTCTTTGAAAGCTCTTGGTATTTTGCGCGTTTTGCAAGCGATGATAAAACATGGCAAGAAAAAGCAGTAGATGAAAAAAGTGTTGATTATTGGATGAATGTTGATGAATATATTGGAGGGATTGAGCATGCGATATTACATTTACTCTATGCTAGATTTTTCCAAAAAGCACTTAGAGATTTGGGTTATTTAAAAGATGATGAGCCTTTTAATAGACTTTTAACCCAAGGAATGGTTACTAAAGATGGTGCTAAGATGAGTAAATCTAAAGGCAATGTGGTTGATCCTGATTATATTATAGAAAAATACGGAGCAGATAGCGCAAGATTGTTTATCTTATTTGCTGCACCACCTGCTAAAGAACTTGAATGGAATGACAGTGCATTAGAAGGTGCGTTTAAATTTATCAATAGACTTTATGAAAAAGCTATGAGTTTAGAATGTGGAAAATTACAAGAAATTGATCATCAAAGCTTAAACAAAGAAGAAAAATATGCTAGATTAAAAGTATATGAAGCTTTGAAAAAATCTTTTGAAGTTTATGAAGAAAGTTTTGCCTTTAATACCTTAATAGCTGCATGTATGGAAGCTTTAAATGCCTTAAATGCTATAAATCATAAAGAAGTTTCAAAAGAAGCTTTTTATATTATTTTAAATATTTTAGAGCCTATCATCCCTCATGTTTGTTTTGAACTTAGTGAGTATTTGTTTAAATGTGAAAATTTTAAGGTATTAAAAATAAAAGATGAAGTTTTTATAAAAGATAGTTTTAATATAGCTATTAGTGTTAATGGTAAAAAAAGAGCACAGATTGAAATAAATTCAGAAGCTAAAGAAGATGAGATTTTAGCTTTGGCTAAAGAAAATGTTGCAAAATGGCTAGAGGGAAAAACCATAGTAAAAGAAATTTATATTGATAAGAAATTGGTTAATTTGGTGGTTAAATGA
- a CDS encoding DUF6394 family protein, with protein sequence MNWGKVIYIFFALMSLTTTAGFLYDQNEVALFIAACVNLISTLLKIGVRNFLAAELFASSLVADLHLIPAFALIQINPEASVMVYTLAIGALIANIFSMILVIVDSVKNQEEN encoded by the coding sequence ATGAATTGGGGTAAGGTTATTTATATCTTTTTTGCTCTAATGAGCTTAACTACAACCGCAGGATTTTTATATGATCAAAATGAAGTTGCTTTATTTATTGCAGCTTGTGTGAATTTAATTTCTACTTTATTGAAAATTGGAGTTAGAAATTTCTTAGCAGCTGAATTATTTGCTAGTTCTTTGGTGGCTGATTTGCATTTAATTCCAGCTTTTGCTTTAATACAAATTAATCCAGAAGCTAGTGTTATGGTTTATACTTTAGCAATTGGTGCTTTGATAGCTAATATCTTTTCAATGATTTTAGTTATAGTTGATTCAGTAAAAAATCAAGAAGAAAATTAG
- the secF gene encoding protein translocase subunit SecF: MQFFSQKHVYDFMKMRFAAISLSFILFFGSIFILFTKGLNFGIDFTGGTLVQLQYEQKAPLVEIRKALAINENLKGASVTEFGSANEVIIRFSGSSDSLGSDIGVSIANLLQSTGKFEVRRVDVVGPKVGDELRNKGLMAVGISLIAILIYLAVRFEWRFAMASIVCEIHDIVITLGAIALFEIDVNLDILAAVLTVLGYSLNDTIIIFDRIREGVKTSKNSKLDLIINESVSATLSRTTLTTGLTLISVVVLYFFGGSMIEGFALTMIVGIVAGTASSIFVASPALLWFKFSVAQYRQKELEKAKKKQEKEKLRAMYEKGTV, from the coding sequence ATGCAATTTTTTAGTCAAAAACATGTTTATGATTTTATGAAAATGAGATTTGCAGCCATCTCTTTGTCTTTTATTTTATTTTTTGGTTCTATTTTTATCCTTTTTACTAAGGGTTTGAATTTTGGTATTGATTTTACCGGTGGAACTTTGGTACAACTTCAATACGAGCAAAAAGCTCCTTTGGTTGAAATTCGTAAAGCTTTAGCTATTAATGAAAATTTAAAAGGCGCTAGTGTTACTGAATTTGGTAGTGCTAATGAAGTGATTATTCGTTTTTCAGGAAGTAGTGATAGTTTGGGAAGTGATATTGGGGTAAGCATTGCAAATTTATTGCAAAGTACTGGTAAATTTGAAGTGCGTCGCGTGGATGTAGTAGGTCCAAAAGTGGGTGATGAATTAAGAAATAAAGGCTTGATGGCTGTTGGAATTTCTTTGATTGCTATTTTGATTTATTTGGCAGTAAGATTTGAATGGCGTTTTGCTATGGCTTCTATCGTGTGTGAAATTCATGATATAGTTATTACTTTAGGTGCTATTGCGTTATTTGAAATAGATGTAAATTTAGATATTTTGGCGGCTGTTTTAACTGTGCTTGGATATTCTTTAAATGACACGATTATTATTTTTGATAGGATTAGAGAAGGTGTTAAAACAAGTAAAAATTCAAAACTTGATCTAATTATTAATGAATCAGTTTCAGCTACCTTATCAAGAACTACTTTAACAACGGGTTTAACTTTGATTAGTGTTGTGGTGCTTTATTTCTTTGGTGGATCTATGATAGAAGGTTTTGCTCTAACTATGATAGTGGGTATTGTAGCAGGTACTGCAAGTTCTATATTTGTAGCAAGTCCAGCACTTTTATGGTTTAAATTTAGTGTTGCGCAGTATCGCCAAAAAGAATTAGAAAAAGCAAAGAAAAAACAAGAAAAAGAAAAATTAAGAGCAATGTATGAAAAAGGAACGGTGTAA
- the secD gene encoding protein translocase subunit SecD encodes MRSGKITYRSIIFFVVFLIGLIFSIPSFMQTQSGAKINLGLDLQGGLHMLLGVEVEEAVKSKVKSIASSLSYSVNKEDIIVDKIKVNDTSIEFSLLDENDVAKVDLLLKDIKGLAITHENLHYILSLTQEEIKLTHEQAILQAVETIRNRLDQFGLAEPNVARSGEDKILVELPGIKTTADEARARELIAKAAHLQLMEVDDVRMDQVNNLTPAQAAEYGDLIFEDAKNPQIKYLVKSIPILDGSMLTDAKVGFAQSNNLPVINFTLNSEGAKKFGDYTGNNVGKRLAIVLDNKVYSAPRINERIGGGSGQISGSFTVEEAHDVAIALRSGALLAPVKMLEKRSVGPSLGADSIKMSMIALAGASILVIAFMVMYYGIAGIFANIALVANILVIIAIMAMFGATLTLPGMAGLVLTVGMAVDSNVIINERIRELLREGASIRQSVENGYKHAMSAILDANITSLITSIVLYAYGTGAVKGFAVTLSIGILVSMITSIVGTHGMFEMFMNRMEKSNNTRLWFGYRRP; translated from the coding sequence ATGCGTAGTGGAAAAATTACTTATAGAAGTATTATTTTCTTTGTAGTTTTTCTTATAGGATTAATTTTTTCCATACCTTCTTTTATGCAAACCCAAAGTGGTGCTAAGATTAATCTAGGACTTGATTTGCAAGGTGGTTTGCATATGTTATTAGGTGTAGAAGTAGAAGAGGCGGTTAAATCAAAGGTTAAATCCATAGCCTCTTCTCTTAGCTATTCTGTCAATAAAGAAGATATTATTGTTGATAAAATCAAAGTAAATGATACTAGTATTGAATTTAGTTTATTAGATGAAAATGATGTAGCTAAGGTTGATTTGCTGTTAAAAGACATTAAAGGCTTGGCTATTACACACGAAAATTTACACTACATACTTTCTTTAACCCAAGAAGAAATCAAACTAACTCATGAACAAGCTATTTTGCAAGCTGTGGAAACCATTAGAAATAGACTTGATCAATTTGGCCTTGCAGAACCAAATGTAGCAAGATCAGGTGAGGATAAAATTTTAGTTGAACTTCCAGGTATTAAGACTACTGCAGATGAGGCTAGAGCTAGAGAACTTATCGCAAAGGCTGCACATTTACAATTAATGGAAGTGGATGATGTTAGAATGGATCAGGTAAATAATCTTACTCCAGCCCAAGCTGCTGAATATGGAGATTTGATTTTTGAAGATGCTAAAAATCCTCAAATTAAATATCTAGTAAAATCTATACCTATTCTTGATGGTTCTATGCTAACAGATGCAAAAGTGGGTTTTGCGCAAAGTAATAATCTACCCGTGATTAATTTTACCTTAAATTCAGAAGGTGCTAAAAAATTTGGAGATTATACAGGAAATAATGTAGGTAAACGCTTGGCTATAGTTTTAGATAATAAAGTATATTCAGCTCCAAGAATTAATGAAAGAATAGGCGGGGGTAGTGGCCAAATTAGTGGTAGTTTTACCGTAGAAGAAGCTCATGATGTGGCTATTGCTTTAAGAAGTGGGGCACTTTTAGCACCGGTTAAAATGCTTGAAAAAAGAAGTGTTGGACCATCTTTGGGTGCTGATAGTATAAAAATGAGTATGATAGCTCTAGCAGGTGCTTCTATATTGGTTATTGCATTTATGGTGATGTATTATGGTATAGCAGGAATTTTTGCTAATATTGCTTTAGTGGCAAATATTTTAGTGATTATTGCCATAATGGCTATGTTTGGAGCAACTTTGACTTTACCTGGTATGGCAGGACTTGTACTGACTGTGGGTATGGCAGTAGATTCTAATGTTATTATTAATGAAAGAATTAGGGAGTTATTGCGAGAAGGTGCCAGTATAAGGCAAAGTGTTGAAAATGGCTATAAGCATGCAATGAGTGCTATTTTGGATGCAAATATTACTTCATTAATTACTTCAATAGTGCTTTATGCTTATGGGACTGGTGCTGTGAAAGGTTTTGCTGTTACTTTAAGCATTGGAATTTTAGTTTCAATGATCACTTCTATTGTTGGAACTCATGGTATGTTTGAAATGTTTATGAACCGTATGGAAAAAAGCAATAATACAAGATTGTGGTTTGGATATAGGAGACCTTAA
- the yajC gene encoding preprotein translocase subunit YajC gives MAENGNIWTSLLPLIVLFAIFYFLVIRPQQKQAKDHKLMVLSLEKGDKIITNGGIICEVVKPEEDFIKVKLNDENVVVKISRDFIAKKIDA, from the coding sequence ATGGCAGAAAACGGAAATATTTGGACTTCATTGTTGCCTCTCATTGTGCTTTTTGCGATTTTTTATTTTTTGGTTATTAGACCACAACAAAAACAAGCAAAAGACCATAAATTGATGGTTTTATCTTTAGAAAAAGGAGATAAAATCATCACAAATGGTGGGATAATTTGCGAGGTGGTAAAACCAGAAGAGGATTTTATCAAAGTTAAGCTTAATGATGAAAATGTAGTTGTAAAAATTTCTAGAGATTTTATAGCAAAGAAAATTGATGCGTAG
- a CDS encoding apolipoprotein N-acyltransferase, with protein MKSKYFRFLPFLPLFLKFINSNSTTFKIIKAFFSALLLSNFIYFSFFENLLFEFISPFLSIYGLILLLRNKSKTGYFYTGFFVGILWFWWIALSSIYFDLAYLIPLEIILIGLVYGLLFLVCFFLKYDFLRLCGIFLLSFVHPFGFDWLNWGVLSVYGIFDASYQGIIAMFLIAYFYYEKYISRYYKIGIILILILIGAQYNQKQPQTLNLDYKLIQTNISQDQKFIQENLQTHSKNIFYQINQAIKEGKEVIVFPETAFAFALNKTPSYLQALKDLSKQIIIITGAISTTPNHLYNSTYVFVNGNIQVFNKHYLVPFGEEIPIFKTFFKKYLLNIDEFSKGKELNQYTLNNQLITNAICFEATKEKLYKSSKIIIAISNNAWFNFSSEYKLQNFLMRFYSNNYNVGIYHAVNGKENAVIKPKEILILKIKEKLLKQNEA; from the coding sequence ATGAAGTCCAAATATTTCCGTTTTCTGCCATTTCTTCCCCTTTTTTTAAAATTCATAAATTCTAATTCTACCACTTTTAAAATAATAAAAGCCTTTTTTTCTGCACTTTTATTGTCAAATTTTATTTATTTTTCTTTTTTTGAAAATTTACTTTTTGAATTTATTTCACCATTTTTAAGTATATATGGTTTGATTTTATTGCTAAGAAATAAAAGTAAAACAGGATATTTTTATACCGGATTTTTTGTAGGAATTTTATGGTTTTGGTGGATAGCTTTATCATCAATTTATTTTGATTTAGCTTATTTAATTCCTTTAGAAATTATCTTAATCGGATTAGTTTATGGATTATTATTTTTAGTATGTTTTTTTCTGAAATATGATTTTTTAAGACTTTGTGGAATTTTTTTACTTAGTTTTGTTCATCCTTTTGGATTTGATTGGCTAAATTGGGGTGTTTTAAGTGTATATGGAATCTTTGATGCAAGTTATCAAGGCATTATAGCTATGTTTTTGATTGCTTATTTTTATTATGAAAAATATATTTCAAGATATTATAAAATAGGAATCATTTTAATCCTTATTCTAATCGGAGCTCAATACAATCAAAAACAACCACAAACACTAAATTTAGACTATAAATTAATTCAAACCAATATCTCTCAAGATCAAAAATTCATACAAGAAAATTTACAAACTCACTCTAAAAATATATTTTATCAAATCAATCAGGCTATAAAAGAAGGTAAAGAAGTAATTGTTTTTCCTGAAACAGCTTTTGCCTTTGCTTTAAATAAAACTCCAAGTTACTTGCAAGCCTTAAAAGATTTATCAAAACAAATCATCATCATCACAGGTGCTATAAGTACCACACCTAATCATCTATACAATAGCACTTATGTATTTGTCAATGGTAACATACAAGTTTTTAACAAACACTATCTTGTGCCTTTTGGAGAAGAAATTCCTATATTTAAAACCTTTTTTAAAAAATATCTTTTAAATATTGATGAATTTTCAAAAGGAAAGGAATTAAATCAATACACTCTAAATAATCAACTCATCACTAATGCTATCTGCTTTGAAGCAACTAAAGAAAAACTTTACAAGTCCTCAAAGATCATCATAGCCATTTCAAACAATGCTTGGTTTAATTTTTCAAGTGAGTATAAATTACAAAATTTTCTAATGCGTTTTTATTCAAATAATTACAATGTAGGCATATATCATGCAGTTAATGGAAAAGAAAATGCTGTAATTAAGCCAAAAGAAATATTGATTTTAAAGATAAAAGAAAAACTTTTAAAGCAAAATGAAGCTTAA
- the metK gene encoding methionine adenosyltransferase, translating to MYLFTSEVVSAGHPDKCADIIADSIVDAFLTHDKDSRVASEVFVAGNKVVIGGEIKSKYKLEKQDYENIVKKALADIGYDGHPHFSKKQCLHPDDLDVMVFLNEQSPDINQGVDQEDGEIGAGDQGIMFGFASNEAKEYMPAAISYARVLCDKVYEFAKNNPDKLGVDIKTQVTIDYVNKENFENCKPQSIHTIVVSAPCVESMKIEDLRALVMELILDSNLPKELFDPQKTRILINPTGKYVNHSSLHDSGLTGRKLIVDSFGGYAPIGGGAQSSKDYTKVDRSGLYAARWLAKNIVAAGLAKKCIVQLSYAIGVAKPTSVSVDCMGTNTRLNDDILSDFVMKTFPLTPNWIKNKFNLDKPSKDTFMYADVAARGQVGQADYPWEKLDALDEFKAL from the coding sequence ATGTATTTATTTACATCAGAAGTTGTTAGCGCAGGACATCCTGATAAATGTGCTGATATTATAGCTGATTCTATAGTGGATGCGTTTTTAACTCATGATAAGGACTCAAGGGTTGCTAGCGAAGTTTTTGTAGCTGGTAATAAAGTAGTAATTGGTGGTGAGATTAAATCAAAATATAAGCTAGAAAAACAAGATTATGAAAATATTGTAAAAAAAGCTCTAGCAGATATTGGCTATGATGGGCATCCACATTTTAGCAAAAAACAATGTTTACATCCTGATGATTTAGATGTAATGGTATTTTTAAATGAACAAAGTCCTGACATTAATCAAGGCGTTGATCAAGAAGATGGAGAAATAGGAGCGGGTGATCAAGGGATAATGTTTGGTTTTGCAAGTAATGAAGCAAAAGAATATATGCCAGCAGCTATTTCTTATGCTAGAGTGCTTTGTGATAAAGTGTATGAGTTTGCAAAAAACAATCCTGATAAACTTGGAGTGGATATTAAAACTCAAGTGACAATTGATTATGTAAATAAAGAAAATTTTGAAAATTGTAAACCTCAAAGCATCCATACTATTGTAGTTTCAGCTCCCTGCGTTGAAAGTATGAAAATAGAAGATTTAAGAGCTTTAGTGATGGAATTGATTTTAGATTCAAATTTACCAAAAGAACTTTTTGATCCACAAAAAACAAGAATTTTAATCAATCCAACGGGAAAATATGTAAATCACAGCTCATTACATGATAGTGGTTTAACAGGAAGAAAACTTATAGTAGATAGCTTTGGTGGATATGCTCCAATAGGTGGAGGAGCACAATCTTCTAAAGATTATACTAAGGTTGATAGAAGTGGGCTTTATGCGGCAAGATGGCTTGCTAAAAATATCGTAGCTGCAGGTCTTGCCAAAAAATGTATAGTACAACTTTCTTATGCTATAGGCGTAGCTAAACCAACTTCTGTTAGCGTAGATTGCATGGGAACAAACACAAGATTAAATGATGATATTTTAAGTGATTTTGTAATGAAAACTTTCCCATTAACTCCAAATTGGATTAAAAATAAATTCAATCTTGATAAACCAAGTAAAGATACTTTCATGTATGCTGATGTAGCTGCTCGTGGTCAAGTGGGTCAGGCTGATTATCCTTGGGAAAAATTAGACGCTCTTGATGAATTTAAAGCATTGTAA